A window from Citrus sinensis cultivar Valencia sweet orange chromosome 3, DVS_A1.0, whole genome shotgun sequence encodes these proteins:
- the LOC102628335 gene encoding ubiquitin carboxyl-terminal hydrolase 9-like — MTIRDSSVLMMENGGSCLPCTPDEERQIVQDLKNQSELDLKEGNLYFLISTRWYRSWERYVCGDEPSIDNISFDSPHMNGVSSKRAERPGPIDNSDIIQNGNGSSEGDDLEVRRNLEEGQDYVLVPQQVWEKLFCWYKGGPALPRKMISEGIVNEKRVEVFPLCLKLIDSRDNSQTVIRLSKKASTRQLYEKVCKLRGIEQEKARIWDYFNKQRSTSPLDVSDQTLDDAMLQMDQDILLEVQVDNGISMDSTGNDLALVPIEPSRSSLTIAGGPALSNGHTTSYRFNQYPSSSFGSTFMDMDDGYDSYNTAKKGEKGGLAGLQNLGNTCFMNSALQCLVHTPDLAQYFLGDYSDEINTENPLGMHGELALAFGDLLRKLWSSGRTAVAPRAFKGKLARFAPQFSGYNQHDSQELLAFLLDGLHEDLNRVKQKPYIEMKDSGGRPDEEVANECWKNHKARNDSLIVDVFQGQYKSTLVCPVCSKVSITFDPFMYLTLPLPSTVTRTMTVTVFYANGSGLPMPFTVTLMKHGCCKDLILALSTACCLKIDEGLLLAEVYNHQIFRFFENPAELISSIKDDEHIVAYRFDRKQGGKIKLEIVNRWQEKSASDYLKGSERKLFGAPLVTYLEEEHLSGADIDIAVSKLLSPLRRTYSSAKAHGGKENGFLPEVIDELSNSHNESVETAELEDLCSRELSFQLSLTDERISSCKPIQKDSILKPGKHIKVLLDWTDDVHELYDPSYIKDLPVVHKTGFTVKKTRQEAISLFSCLDAFLTEEPLGPDDMWYCPQCKEHRQATKKLDLWMLPDVLVFHLKRFSYSRYLKNKLDTFVNFPILNLDLSKYMKSKDGESYVYDLFAISNHYGGLGGGHYTAYAKLIDENRWYHFDDSHVSPVSEGDIKTSAAYVLFYRRVKSKTKAEMAETSQGHCC; from the exons atgaCTATTCGTGATTCTTCGGTTCTGATGATGGAGAACGGAGGAAGTTGCTTGCCATGCACGCCAGACGAAGAGAGACAGATCGTTCAAGACTTGAAAAATCAATCCGAGCTTGATTTAAAGGAAGGCAACTTGTACTTTTTGATTTCTACCAG GTGGTATAGAAGCTGGGAGAGGTACGTTTGTGGCGATGAGCCTTCGATTGATAATATATCGTTTGATTCTCCACATATGAATGGTGTTTCTTCAAAGAGGGCGGAGAGGCCTGGGCCTATTGATAATTCCGATATAATCCAAAATGGTAATGGTAGTAGTGAAGGCGATGATCTGGAAGTGCGTAGAAATTTGGAAGAAGGGCAGGACTATGTTTTGGTACCTCAGCAAGTCTGGGAAAAGCTTTTTTGTTG GTACAAAGGAGGCCCGGCATTGCCAAGAAAGATGATCTCTGAGGGTATCGTTAATGAGAAGAGAGTGGAGGTTTTTCCGCTGTGCCTCAAGTTGATTGATTCTAGAGACAACAGTCAAACTGTTATAAGGTTGAGCAAAAAG GCTTCTACACGTCAGCTTTATGAGAAAGTGTGTAAATTAAGAGGAATAGAGCAAGAAAAG GCTCGCATTTGGGACTACTTCAACAAGCAGCGGTCAACGTCACCATTGGATGTTTCAGACCAAACTCTGGATGATGCAATGTTGCAGATGGACCAAGAT ATTCTTCTGGAGGTTCAAGTTGATAATGGCATCAGCATGGATTCAACTGGAAATGATTTAGCTTTGGTACCTATAGAACCGTCAAGGTCATCCCTGACAATTGCCGGGGGTCCTGCCTTGTCAAATGGTCACACTACTAGTTACAGATTTAATCAGTATCCGAGTAGTTCTTTTGGCTCAACGTTCATGGACATGGATGATGGATATGATTCCTATAACACTGCTAAGAAAGGAGAGAAGGGGGGTTTGGCAGGGTTGCAGAATCTGGGGAATACTTGTTTTATGAATAGTGCTCTCCAATGTTTAGTCCATACCCCTGATCTGGCTCAGTATTTCTTAGGAGATTACAGTGATGAGATCAACACTGAAAATCCTCTGGGAATGCAT GGTGAGCTTGCTCTTGCTTTTGGTGACTTGCTGAGGAAATTGTGGTCCTCTGGGCGAACTGCAGTCGCACCACGTGCCTTTAAGGGAAAACTTGCTAGATTTGCTCCCCAATTTAGTGGTTATAACCAGCATGATTCTCAG GAACTTCTTGCCTTCTTGCTGGATGGACTGCATGAAGATTTGAATCGTGTCAAACAAAAGCcttatattgaaatgaaggaTTCAGGCGGTCGTCCAGATGAGGAAGTTGCTAATGAATGTTGGAAAAATCACAAGGCCAGGAATGATTCGTTGATTGTGGATGTTTTCCAA GGTCAATACAAGTCTACACTGGTTTGTCCAGTTTGTAGCAAAGTTTCAATTACTTTTGACCCTTTCATGTACCTGACTTTGCCACTGCCTTCAACTGTCACTCGAACCATGACGGTAACTGTGTTTTATGCCAATGGAAGTGGTCTTCCAATGCCCTTCACTGTGACACTGATGAAACATGGCTGTTGTAAAGATCTCATCCTGGCATTGAGTACTGCATGCTGCTTAAAGATTGATGAAGGCCTTCTGCTAGCAGAG GTCTATAATCATCagatttttagattttttgaaAACCCTGCAGAACtgataagttcaataaaagatGATGAGCATATTGTTGCCTACCGATTTGACAGAAAACAGGGGGGGAAAATAAAGCTAGAAATTGTAAATCGATGGCAAGAGAA ATCTGCATCAGATTATCTGAAGGGGAGTGAAAGGAAGCTTTTTGGAGCACCTCTGGTAACTTATTTGGAAGAAGAGCATTTAAGTGGAGCTGATATTGATATAGCTGTTTCTAAATTGCTCTCACCTTTGAGAAGAACTTATTCTTCTGCTAAAGCTCATGGAGGCAAGGAAAATGGCTTTCTCCCAGAAGTTATTGATGAACTATCTAACAGCCATAATGAGTCAGTGGAGACTGCAGAACTAGAGGATTTGTGCAGCAGGGAGTTATCCTTCCAGCTTTCATTAACTGATGAAAGGATTAGTAGCTGCAAGCCTATTCAGAAGGATTCTATTTTAAAACCTGGAAAACATATAAAAGTTCTGCTGGATTGGACTGATGACGTACACGAATTATATGATCCTAGCTACATAAAGGATCTACCAGTAGTTCACAAGACAGGTTTCACTGTGAAGAAAACCCGTCAAGAAGCTATCTCCTTATTTTCATGCCTGGATGCCTTTTTGACTGAAGAACCTCTAGGGCCTGATGATATGTG GTATTGCCCCCAGTGCAAGGAACATAGGCAAGCCACCAAGAAGCTAGACTTGTGGATGTTGCCTGATGTTCTTGTCTTTCACTTGAAACGTTTCTCATACAGCAGATACCTAAAGAACAAACTGGACACTTTTGTGAATTTTCCTATTCTCAATCTTGACTTGAGTAAATACATGAAAAGCAAGGATGGGGAATCTTATGTGTATGACCTGTTTGCTATCAGCAACCATTATGGAGGTTTAGGTGGTGGGCACTACACTGCCTATGCCAAG TTAATTGATGAGAATAGATGGTACCATTTTGACGATAGTCATGTTTCTCCAGTTAGTGAGGGAGATATTAAGACTTCGGCTGCTTATGTGTTATTTTATCGGAGAgttaaaagtaaaacaaaggCGGAAATGGCAGAGACGTCCCAGGGTCATTGTTGTTAA